The sequence AAGGTCCGCCTGGTTGACTTCAACGTGGCCATTGAGAGCTCCGGCACCGACGCCGTCGTGGAGGCCAGCATGACCCTGAGGGACCACAAGAAGAATCAGGTCATAACGGTCGGAACATCCCCGGACATTATAGTTGCGAGCGTCAACGCGTTTGAAAACGGATATAACCTCCTCTACTGGAAAGCCCAGGCCAGACGACGGCGCGGGTCTGCGCGGGGCAAGAAGTAAGGAGAGCGAAGAGCCGCTGGGTTTCCTGGTGGCCTGATGCCGGTTCGCCTTTTCCACGCCGAGACCATCTCCCCCGGCGGCAGGCCCGGGAATTTTCCGTTGACAGGGCTCGGCGACTCGTCTACAATGTTATTTGTATGGGCCACCATAACAGATTGATACGCTTAGGTTTATCTTGATACCAACATTTCCCATGACAGGCAGCCCTCCCATCGACATCATCGCGTGCCTCCCGTTTCTAGTCGCCAACTTCGTCGGGGGCTGGTCGGTGGCCGAGATGATCCTGGCCGCCGGTCCAGTGGCCAAGTCCGTCCTGCTCCTTCTGCTCGGATTCTCGGTCATCTCCTGGGCCATCATCGGCCAGAAGTATCTCCTCTTCCGAAAAGCCCGCAAACAGACTGCGGCCTTTTTGGGGGTCTTCTTCGATCAACGCAACCTGGCCGTTATTAACGAGGAGGCGAAAGCCTTCGCCTACAGCCCTCTTGCCAGGATGTTTTTGGCCGGATACCGTACGGTGCGCCGCCACCAGCAGGTTCTCCAGGAGGGCAACCCCACCGGGGTGGTCTTCGAGGAGGATCTCGAAGAGCGTGCATCTGTACAAGAGGTCACCGAGGAGGTGCAACGCACCCTGGGCCGGGTGGCGGCCGAGGAGGTCTCCCGCATGGAGCGGGCCCTCATCTTTCTGGCCACCACCGGCAGCACGACCCCCTTTATCGGGCTCTTCGGAACGGTATGGGGTGTCATGGGGGCGTTCCAGAACATCGGGGCTCGGGGCTCCACCTCCGTCAGCGTGGTGGCGCCGGGCATCGCCGAGGCGCTCATCGCCACCGCCGCTGGCCTGGCTGCGGCGGTGCCGGCCGTCATCGCCTACAACTACTACGTCAACCGGGTCAAAGCGGTCGCCACCCAGATGGACAGCTTCGCCGATGAGTTCATGGGGATTGTTCGTCGGGCCAAGACCCGGGGAAGGATCTAATCCCCATGGCTGTGACTCCCACGCAAGCCCGCCGCTCTGTGGTCGGGACCACCCTCTCGGAGATCAATGTGACGCCCATGGTGGACGTCTTCTTGGTCCTGCTCATCATCTTCATGGTAACCGCCCCTCTGCTCCAGCACGGCATCGATGTCCAGCTTCCACGGGAGACGAGCAAACCGCTCAAGACCGAGCAACAGCCCATCGTGGTGACGATTACCAAGAAGCGGCGCATTTACCTCAACCGCAAGCGGGTCACGCTGGAGGGGTTGGAGCGGCAACTGCGGCTAGTGGCCCGCGCTCGGCCGGATGAGGCCGTTTTCCTCAGGGCCGACCGCAAGGTCGCCTATGGCGCGGTTATCGAAGCTATGGCGGCGGTGCGCCGGGCGGGAATCGAGCGCTTGGGGATGGTCACCCAGCCGATAGAGTAGCAGGGCGCTATGGAACTATTGTCGCCGGCCCCCGACTTGACCTTCCGCCGGTCGTTTGTACGGCTTGCGGTCACATCGGCAGTTGTCCACGGCATCATCTTGACTTGGATTATCACGTACTCGATGAAAAATCAGCGTTACTTGCTCAAGGGGCCCATCTACACTGTAAACCTGGTGGAGGTGCCTGCGGGAGTGAAGTCCGCCGCGAAGGGTCTCGCCCCTCCGGTGCGGAAGTCCATGGTGGCGCCGTTGCCCAAGAGGCTGAAGGCGCCTGTGGAGCGGAGCCTCAAATTGCCCTCGAAGGCAAAGCTCAAGCAGCCTCCGCCGGTAAAGAAACCCGTCCGGGCCAAGGCGCCGGCCCCGGAGCCGAAGGCGGCGCCCAAAAAGACCCGGGTCGCGGCAGCACCTGCGGGAGGGGCGGCCCTCTCAGTAGATGCCGCGTCCTTTCCCTTCACCTACTACCTGCGGGCGGTGGAGCGGAAGATTTCAGCAAACTGGGACCCGGTGGTCCATGGGCTTCCCGAAGGAGATAAAAAAACTGTGGTTATCGCTTTCCGCATTCTTCGTGACGGCACCGTCCAGAAGCCTATCGTGGAGAAGAGTTCGGGCATGAGCTATCTCGACCAGTCGGCCTTGCGGGCGGTGGTTCGGTCTGCGCCCCTGCCGCCTCTGCCTGAGACCTTCCCGGATGATTCCCTAGGGATTCATTTTGGGTTTCACTATCAACCGGAGGGCTAAGGGTGTGAGGGTTTGGCGTCTACTCCTGGCAAGTCTCCTCGTCCTAGCCTGCCTCGGGCCCGTTCCGGCCATAGGTGTGGAGGTCTACCTGAATGTGGAGCGCTCTCAGGGACGCCCCCTGGGGATGGCCATCCCCCGCTTCAACCCCGACGGGGTCAGTGGCGACGCCCTGGAATACAGCCACCAGATGGCGCGCATCCTGACCCAGGACCTCAATCTCTACGGATACTTCGCCTTCGTCAAAAACCAGGATTTCCTGCGGGAGGCGACAGCTACAGACCGCAAGGCCGGACGCATCGTCTTTAAGGAGTGGGCTGAGATCGGGGCCCAGATGCTAGTCAAGGGCTCCTACCACGTTGCCGACGGCCAGGTGGTAATTGATGCACGGCTCTTCGATGTCGATCGGGGCATACAGATTACCGGTCGGCGGTACACCGGCGCCCCAACGTCCATCCGGCTCATGGTCCACAAGTTCGCCGACGAAATCATTTACAGGTTGACGGGAGAGAGGGGCATCGCCCAGACGAAGATAGCCTTCACCTCCAGGTACCGGGGGACGAAGGAGATCTTCATCATGGACTACGACGGGAACAGTCCCCAGCAGGTGACCGCCGACAAAACTATTGTCCTAAATCCCGCCTGGAGCCCCGACGGGAGGTTCATCGCCTACACCTCCTACCGGGATGGCAATCCGGACCTCTACGTCATGGACTGGACCGGCTGGAACAAGCGTGTGCTGTCGAGGGCGGCTGGGCTCAATGCCTCTTCGGCGTGGCACCCTGACGGCAAGCGGCTAGCCGTGGTGATGAGCCTG comes from Nitrospinota bacterium and encodes:
- a CDS encoding MotA/TolQ/ExbB proton channel family protein codes for the protein MTGSPPIDIIACLPFLVANFVGGWSVAEMILAAGPVAKSVLLLLLGFSVISWAIIGQKYLLFRKARKQTAAFLGVFFDQRNLAVINEEAKAFAYSPLARMFLAGYRTVRRHQQVLQEGNPTGVVFEEDLEERASVQEVTEEVQRTLGRVAAEEVSRMERALIFLATTGSTTPFIGLFGTVWGVMGAFQNIGARGSTSVSVVAPGIAEALIATAAGLAAAVPAVIAYNYYVNRVKAVATQMDSFADEFMGIVRRAKTRGRI
- the tolR gene encoding protein TolR, which gives rise to MAVTPTQARRSVVGTTLSEINVTPMVDVFLVLLIIFMVTAPLLQHGIDVQLPRETSKPLKTEQQPIVVTITKKRRIYLNRKRVTLEGLERQLRLVARARPDEAVFLRADRKVAYGAVIEAMAAVRRAGIERLGMVTQPIE
- a CDS encoding TonB C-terminal domain-containing protein; protein product: MELLSPAPDLTFRRSFVRLAVTSAVVHGIILTWIITYSMKNQRYLLKGPIYTVNLVEVPAGVKSAAKGLAPPVRKSMVAPLPKRLKAPVERSLKLPSKAKLKQPPPVKKPVRAKAPAPEPKAAPKKTRVAAAPAGGAALSVDAASFPFTYYLRAVERKISANWDPVVHGLPEGDKKTVVIAFRILRDGTVQKPIVEKSSGMSYLDQSALRAVVRSAPLPPLPETFPDDSLGIHFGFHYQPEG
- the tolB gene encoding Tol-Pal system beta propeller repeat protein TolB, with protein sequence MRVWRLLLASLLVLACLGPVPAIGVEVYLNVERSQGRPLGMAIPRFNPDGVSGDALEYSHQMARILTQDLNLYGYFAFVKNQDFLREATATDRKAGRIVFKEWAEIGAQMLVKGSYHVADGQVVIDARLFDVDRGIQITGRRYTGAPTSIRLMVHKFADEIIYRLTGERGIAQTKIAFTSRYRGTKEIFIMDYDGNSPQQVTADKTIVLNPAWSPDGRFIAYTSYRDGNPDLYVMDWTGWNKRVLSRAAGLNASSAWHPDGKRLAVVMSLEGDTEIYVVGLDGHVERRLTRNRGIIDTSPTWSPNGRQVAFVSDRSGTPQIYVMDSDGTNVRRLTFEGAYNAEPAWSPKGDRIAYISRRDGPFDVYTMNSDGSGVVRLTHGEGSNESPMWSPDARYLVFSSTRARGIPDLYLMRADGSAQRRLTYLAGGGSDPVWSPRLE